The Cynocephalus volans isolate mCynVol1 chromosome 2, mCynVol1.pri, whole genome shotgun sequence genome window below encodes:
- the HPD gene encoding 4-hydroxyphenylpyruvate dioxygenase has product MTTYSNKGEKPERGRFLHFHSVTFWVGNAKQAASFYCSKMGFKPLAYKGLETGSREVVSHVIQQGKIVFVLSSALNPWNTEMGDHLVKHGDGVKDIAFEVEDCDYIVQKARERGAKIMREPWVEQDKFGKVKFAVLQTYGDTTHTLVEKMNYSGRFLPGFEAPAFTDPLLSKLPDCKLEIIDHVVGNQPDQEMVSASEWYVKNLQFHRFWSVDDTQVHTEYSSLRSIVVANYEETIKMPINEPAQGKKKSQIQEYVDYNGGPGVQHIALKTQDIITAIRHLRERGLEFLGVPSTYYKQLREKLKSAKIRVKESIDVLEELKILVDYDEKGYLLQIFTKPMQDRPTLFLEVIQRHNHQGFGAGNFNSLFKAFEEEQDLRGNLTDLETNGVGPGM; this is encoded by the exons ATG ACGACTTACAGCAACAAAGGAGAGAAG cCTGAGAGAGGCCGGTTCCTTCACTTCCACTCCGTGACCTTCTGGGTGGGCAACGCCAAGCAG GCTGCCTCCTTCTACTGCAGCAAGATGGGCTTCAAGCCACTAGCCTACAAAGGTCTGGAGACGGGTTCCCGGGAGGTGGTCAGCCATGTAATCCAGCAAGGGAAG ATTGTGTTTGTCCTCTCCTCAGCGCTCAACCCCTGGAACACAG AGATGGGTGATCACCTGGTGAAACATGGCGATGGAGTGAAGGACATTGCATTCGAGGTCGAAGATTGTGACTACATTGTGCAG AAAGCCCGGGAACGGGGTGCCAAAATCATGCGGGAGCCCTGGGTGGAGCAAGACAAGTTTGGGAAGGTGAAGTTTGCTGTGCTGCAGACG TATGGGGACACCACACACACCTTGGTAGAGAAGATGAACTACAGTGGCCGCTTCCTGCCTGGATTCGAGGCCCCAGCATTCACGGACCCCCTACTTTCCAAGCT TCCTGATTGCAAGCTTGAGATTATCGATCATGTTGTGGGAAACCAGCCTGATCAGgagatggtgtctgcctcagAATG GTACGTGAAAAACCTTCAGTTCCACCGCTTCTGGTCAGTGGATGACACGCAGGTGCACACGGAATACAGTTCTCTGCGGTCCATCGTGGTGGCCAACTATGAGGAGACCATCAAGATGCCCATTAATGAGCCAGCGCAGGGCAAGAAGAAGTCCCAGATCCAG GAATATGTGGACTATAATGGGGGCCCCGGGGTCCAGCACATCGCTCTCAAGACCCAAGACATCATCACAGCG ATTCGCCACTTGAGGGAGAGAGGCTTGGAGTTTTTGGGTGTTCCATCGACGTACTATAAACAACTGCGGGAGAAGCTCAAGTCAGCCAAGATTCGGGTGAAGGAGAGCATTGACGTCCTGGAG GAGCTGAAAATCCTGGTGGACTACGACGAGAAGGGTTACCTCCTGCAAATCTTTACCAAACCCATGCAGGACCGGCCCACACTCTTCCTGGAAGTCATCCAGCGTCACAACCACCAG GGTTTTGGAGCCGGCAACTTCAACTCACTGTTCAAGGCTTTTGAGGAGGAGCAGGATCTGCGGGGAAATCTCACCGACCTGGAGACCAACGGGGTCGGACCCGGCATGTAG